A genome region from Pan troglodytes isolate AG18354 chromosome 3, NHGRI_mPanTro3-v2.0_pri, whole genome shotgun sequence includes the following:
- the UCP1 gene encoding mitochondrial brown fat uncoupling protein 1: protein MGGLTASDVHPTLGVQLFSAGIAACLADVITFPLDTAKVRLQVQGECPTSSAIRYKGVLGTITTVVKTEGRMKLYSGLPAGLQRQISSASLRIGLYDTVQEFLTAGKETTPSLGSKILAGLTTGGVAVFIGQPTEVVKVRLQAQSHLHGIKPRYTGTYNAYRIIATTEGLTGLWKGTTPNLMRSVIINCTELVTYDLMKEAFVKNNILADDVPCHLVSALIAGFCATAMSSPVDVVKTRFINSPPGQYKSVPNCAMKVFTNEGPTAFFKGLVPSFLRLGSWNVIVFVCFEQLKRELSKSRQTMDCAT, encoded by the exons ATGGGGGGCCTGACAGCCTCGGACGTACACCCGACCCTGGGGGTCCAGCTCTTCTCAGCTGGAATAGCGGCGTGCTTGGCGGACGTGATCACCTTCCCGCTGGACACGGCCAAAGTCCGGCTCCag GTCCAAGGTGAATGCCCGACGTCCAGTGCTATTAGATATAAAGGTGTCCTGGGAACAATCACCACTGTGGTAAAAACAGAAGGGCGGATGAAACTCTACAGCGGGCTGCCTGCGGGGCTTCAGAGGCAAATCAGCTCCGCCTCTCTCAGGATTGGCCTCTACGACACGGTCCAGGAGTTTCTCACCGCAGGGAAGGAAA CAACACCTAGTTTAGGAAGCAAGATTTTAGCTGGTCTAACGACTGGAGGAGTGGCAGTATTCATTGGGCAACCCACAGAGGTCGTGAAAGTCAGACTTCAAGCACAGAGCCATCTCCACGGAATCAAACCTCGCTACACGGGGACTTATAACGCGTACAGAATAATAGCAACAACCGAAGGCTTGACGGGTCTTTGGAAAG ggacTACTCCCAATCTGATGAGAAGTGTCATCATCAATTGTACAGAGCTAGTAACATATGATCTAATGAAGGAGGCCTTTGTGAAAAACAACATATTAGCAG ATGACGTCCCCTGCCACTTGGTGTCGGCTCTTATCGCTGGATTTTGCGCAACAGCTATGTCCTCCCCGGTGGATGTAGTAAAAACCAGATTTATTAATTCTCCACCAGGACAGTACAAAAGTGTGCCCAACTGTGCAATGAAAGTGTTCACTAACGAAGGACCAACGGCTTTCTTCAAGGG GTTGGTACCTTCCTTCTTGCGACTTGGATCCTGGAACGTCATTGTGTTTGTGTGCTTTGAACAACTGAAACGAGAACTGTCAAAGTCAAGGCAGACTATGGACTGTGCCACATAA